One Mycolicibacterium pulveris genomic region harbors:
- the cysT gene encoding sulfate ABC transporter permease subunit CysT, whose amino-acid sequence MTASLEPEAARQDPTGSGGAGLPRGFFTSRYGSTRLRVGVATTWLSIIVLLPLAAIAWQSAGGGWDAFWQAVTSNGAIQSFRVTLTVSVTVAVINLFFGLLVAWVLTRDDFPGKRLVDAIIDLPFALPTIVASLVMLALYGPASPVGIHLQHTKWGVGMALLFVTLPFVVRSVQPVLLELDREVEEAAASLGADNFTIFRLVLLPALLPSLLSGAGLAFSRAIGEYGSVVLIGGAVPGETEVSSQYIRTLIEFDDRTGAAAVSIVLLAISFVVLFILRSIGSRVAKRQELSE is encoded by the coding sequence ATGACAGCAAGCCTTGAGCCCGAGGCGGCCCGGCAGGACCCCACCGGCAGCGGTGGCGCCGGGTTGCCCCGGGGTTTCTTCACCAGCCGCTACGGCAGCACCAGGCTGCGGGTCGGGGTCGCGACGACGTGGCTGTCGATCATCGTGCTGTTGCCGCTGGCGGCGATCGCCTGGCAGTCCGCCGGAGGCGGCTGGGATGCGTTCTGGCAGGCGGTCACCTCCAACGGGGCGATCCAGTCGTTTCGGGTCACGCTGACCGTCTCGGTGACGGTCGCGGTGATCAACCTGTTCTTCGGTCTGCTGGTCGCGTGGGTGCTGACCCGCGACGACTTCCCCGGCAAGAGGCTGGTGGACGCGATCATCGACCTGCCGTTCGCGCTGCCGACGATCGTGGCGAGCCTGGTGATGCTGGCGCTGTACGGGCCGGCCAGCCCGGTCGGCATTCACCTTCAGCACACCAAGTGGGGGGTGGGGATGGCGCTGCTCTTCGTCACCCTGCCGTTCGTGGTGCGTTCGGTACAGCCGGTGCTGCTCGAATTGGACCGCGAGGTCGAGGAGGCCGCGGCCTCGCTGGGCGCCGACAACTTCACGATCTTTCGGCTGGTGTTGCTGCCCGCCTTGCTGCCGTCATTGCTTTCCGGTGCGGGGCTGGCGTTTTCGCGGGCCATCGGCGAATACGGCTCGGTGGTGCTCATCGGTGGGGCGGTGCCCGGGGAGACCGAGGTGTCGTCGCAGTACATCCGCACCCTGATCGAGTTCGACGACCGCACCGGTGCGGCCGCCGTTTCGATCGTGCTGCTGGCGATCTCGTTCGTCGTGTTGTTCATTCTGCGCAGCATCGGGTCGCGGGTGGCCAAGCGACAGGAGCTGTCCGAGTGA
- the cysW gene encoding sulfate ABC transporter permease subunit CysW, whose amino-acid sequence MTLSPAARYALRFLALGYLLVLLVVPVGLILWRTFAPGFGAFIESVTTPAAISALQLSLLVVAIVVPLNVIFGVPTALVLARNKFRGKSLLQAVIDLPFAVSPVVVGVALILLWGSAGALGFVENDFGIKVIFGLPGIVLASIFVTVPYVIREVEPVLHELGTDQEEAASTLGSSGWQTFRLVTLPSIKWGLMYGIVLTVARTLGEYGAVIMVSSNLPGTSQTLTLLVSDRYMRGAEYGAYAISTLLMAVAIVVLIAQVVLDIRREKTAK is encoded by the coding sequence GTGACGCTTTCGCCCGCCGCACGTTACGCGCTCCGATTCCTGGCGCTGGGCTATCTGCTGGTGCTGCTCGTGGTGCCGGTCGGGCTGATCCTCTGGCGCACCTTCGCGCCGGGATTCGGCGCGTTCATCGAGTCGGTCACCACCCCCGCGGCGATCTCGGCGCTTCAGCTCTCGCTGTTGGTGGTGGCGATCGTGGTGCCGCTCAACGTGATCTTCGGGGTCCCAACGGCGTTGGTGCTGGCGCGTAACAAGTTCCGCGGAAAGAGCCTGTTGCAGGCGGTGATCGACCTGCCGTTCGCGGTGTCGCCGGTGGTGGTTGGGGTGGCGCTGATCCTGCTGTGGGGATCGGCCGGGGCGCTGGGGTTCGTCGAGAACGACTTCGGAATCAAGGTCATCTTCGGGCTGCCCGGGATCGTGCTGGCCAGCATCTTCGTCACGGTCCCGTACGTCATCCGCGAGGTCGAGCCGGTGCTGCACGAGTTGGGCACCGACCAGGAGGAAGCCGCGTCGACGCTGGGCTCCAGCGGATGGCAGACGTTTCGGCTGGTCACCTTGCCGTCGATCAAGTGGGGCCTGATGTACGGCATCGTGTTGACCGTGGCCCGCACGCTCGGTGAATACGGCGCGGTGATCATGGTGTCGTCGAACCTGCCGGGCACCTCCCAGACGTTGACGCTGCTGGTGTCGGACCGCTACATGCGCGGCGCCGAATACGGCGCGTATGCCATCTCCACGCTGCTGATGGCGGTGGCGATCGTCGTGCTGATCGCGCAAGTGGTCCTCGACATCCGCCGCGAGAAGACAGCCAAATAG
- a CDS encoding sulfate/molybdate ABC transporter ATP-binding protein yields the protein MTNAITVRGANKRYGDFAALDNVDFDVPSGSLTALLGPSGSGKSTLLRAIAGLDRPDTGTITINGRDVTDVPPQRRGIGFVFQHYAAFKHLNVRDNVAFGLKIRKRPKTEIKEKVDNLLEVVGLAGFQTRYPNQLSGGQRQRMALARALAVNPEVLLLDEPFGALDAKVREDLRIWLRRLHEEVHVTTVLVTHDQSEALDVADRIAVLNQGRIEQVGSPTEVYDEPANAFVMSFLGAVSSLNGSLVRPHDIRVGRSPEMAIAASEDSVATTGVVRATIDRIVMLGFEVRLELTNGATNASFTAQITRGDAEALALKAGDTVYVRATRVPAIPPSGASSQENPLQSAEIGDFATAREE from the coding sequence ATGACCAATGCGATCACCGTGCGAGGCGCCAACAAGCGCTACGGCGACTTCGCCGCACTGGACAACGTCGACTTCGACGTGCCGTCTGGCTCCTTGACGGCGCTGCTCGGGCCCAGCGGCTCGGGCAAGTCGACGCTGTTGCGTGCGATCGCGGGCCTGGACCGACCCGACACCGGAACCATCACGATCAACGGCCGTGACGTCACCGACGTGCCCCCGCAACGGCGGGGCATCGGGTTCGTGTTTCAGCACTACGCGGCGTTCAAGCACCTGAACGTGCGGGACAACGTCGCCTTCGGCCTGAAGATCCGCAAGCGGCCGAAGACCGAGATCAAGGAGAAGGTCGACAACCTGCTGGAAGTGGTGGGGCTGGCCGGGTTTCAGACCCGCTACCCGAACCAGCTCTCCGGCGGGCAGCGGCAGCGCATGGCGCTGGCGCGCGCACTGGCCGTGAACCCGGAGGTGCTGTTGCTCGACGAGCCGTTCGGCGCGCTGGACGCCAAGGTGCGTGAGGATCTGCGGATCTGGCTGCGGCGCCTGCACGAGGAAGTGCACGTCACCACCGTGTTGGTCACCCACGACCAGTCCGAGGCGCTGGACGTGGCCGACCGCATCGCGGTGCTCAACCAGGGCCGCATCGAGCAGGTCGGTTCCCCGACAGAGGTTTACGACGAACCCGCCAACGCGTTCGTGATGTCGTTTCTCGGGGCGGTGTCCTCACTGAACGGCAGCCTGGTGCGCCCCCACGACATCCGCGTCGGGCGCAGCCCGGAGATGGCCATCGCGGCAAGCGAGGACTCCGTGGCCACCACCGGCGTCGTGCGGGCCACCATCGACCGAATCGTCATGCTCGGCTTCGAGGTTCGTCTCGAGCTCACCAACGGCGCGACCAACGCCTCGTTCACCGCGCAGATCACCCGCGGGGACGCCGAGGCGCTCGCGTTGAAGGCCGGCGACACCGTCTACGTGCGCGCCACCCGCGTCCCGGCGATCCCGCCCAGCGGCGCGAGCAGTCAGGAAAACCCCCTGCAGAGCGCGGAAATAGGGGATTTCGCGACTGCTCGCGAAGAGTGA
- a CDS encoding sirohydrochlorin chelatase codes for MTLILTAHGSVDPRSAAVTHAVAGRIRRLRPWLDVRPAFLEKALPSLSDVLAGVTGHGIVVPFLLADAYHARIDLPSVIEASGADVEQAGVLGQDPALLSVLRQRLAESGVSPDDDGLGVIVVAVGSSSATANAHTAAVAKKLHTGTRWLGTEVAFATGPHPGVHDAARTLRARGARRLVIAPWFLAHGRITDRVANYAAAHGIPMAEPLGSHNLVAATVLDRFDALSTASVAA; via the coding sequence GTGACGCTCATCCTGACCGCGCACGGCAGCGTCGATCCGCGCTCGGCGGCGGTGACTCATGCGGTTGCCGGGCGGATCCGGCGGCTTCGGCCGTGGCTGGACGTGCGCCCGGCGTTTTTGGAGAAGGCGCTGCCCAGCCTGAGCGACGTGCTGGCCGGCGTGACCGGGCACGGAATCGTGGTGCCGTTCCTGCTGGCTGACGCCTATCATGCGCGCATCGACCTGCCCTCGGTGATCGAAGCCTCCGGGGCCGACGTGGAACAGGCCGGGGTGCTGGGGCAGGACCCGGCCCTGTTGTCGGTGCTGCGGCAGCGACTCGCCGAGAGCGGGGTCTCGCCCGACGACGACGGCCTCGGGGTGATCGTGGTCGCCGTCGGTTCGTCGAGCGCCACCGCCAACGCGCACACCGCCGCCGTGGCCAAGAAGCTGCACACCGGAACCCGGTGGCTGGGCACCGAAGTCGCGTTCGCGACCGGTCCGCACCCCGGTGTGCACGACGCCGCGCGAACGCTGCGCGCCAGAGGCGCACGACGCCTGGTGATCGCCCCGTGGTTCCTGGCACACGGCCGCATCACCGACCGGGTGGCGAACTACGCTGCCGCGCACGGTATTCCGATGGCCGAGCCGCTGGGCTCACACAATCTCGTCGCCGCCACGGTGCTGGACCGCTTCGACGCGCTGAGCACCGCCAGCGTGGCGGCTTAA
- a CDS encoding phosphoadenylyl-sulfate reductase produces the protein MSDTDLQALAERGARELDGAGAEDLLRWTDENFRGNYIVASNMQDAVLVDLAAKVRPGVDVLFLDTGYHFAETIGTRDAVAAVYDVNVVNVTPENSVARQDELYGKDLFARAPNECCRMRKVEPLSKALRGYSAWVTGIRRVEAPTRANAPLISWDKAFGLVKINPLAAWTDEDMQNYIDANEVLVNPLVDEGYPSIGCAPCTAKPVDGADPRSGRWAGTGKIECGLHAS, from the coding sequence CTGTCCGACACAGACTTACAGGCGCTGGCCGAGCGCGGGGCCAGGGAACTCGACGGCGCCGGCGCCGAGGACCTGCTGCGCTGGACCGACGAGAACTTCCGCGGCAACTACATCGTGGCGTCCAACATGCAGGACGCGGTGCTCGTCGATCTGGCCGCCAAGGTGCGACCCGGGGTCGATGTGCTGTTCCTGGACACCGGCTATCACTTCGCGGAGACGATCGGCACCCGCGACGCCGTGGCGGCGGTCTACGACGTGAACGTGGTCAACGTCACCCCGGAGAACTCGGTGGCCCGCCAGGACGAGCTCTACGGCAAGGACCTGTTCGCCCGCGCGCCCAACGAATGCTGCCGGATGCGCAAGGTCGAGCCGTTGAGCAAGGCGCTGCGCGGATATTCGGCGTGGGTCACCGGCATTCGGCGGGTGGAGGCGCCGACGCGCGCGAACGCACCGCTGATCAGCTGGGACAAGGCGTTCGGGCTGGTGAAGATCAACCCGCTGGCGGCGTGGACCGACGAGGACATGCAGAACTACATCGACGCCAACGAGGTGCTGGTCAATCCGCTTGTCGACGAAGGCTATCCGTCGATCGGCTGCGCACCGTGCACGGCCAAGCCCGTGGACGGCGCCGATCCGCGCAGCGGCCGCTGGGCGGGCACCGGCAAGATCGAGTGCGGGCTGCACGCTTCGTGA
- a CDS encoding nitrite/sulfite reductase, translating to MTQAKTQAKPKTTRKPRAEGQWALGYREPLNANEQLKKDDNPLNVRDRIINIYAKTGFDGIDKTDLRGRFRWMGLYTQREQGYDGTWTGDENADLLEAKYFMMRVRCDGKALSTAALRTLGQISTEFARDTADITDRMNLQYHWLEIENVPEIWRRLDEVGLQTTEACGDCPRGMLGSPLAGLSLDEVLDPSPALDEIVRRYINNPEYSNLPRKYKTAVSGLQDVAHEVNDISFIGVNHPEHGPGLDLWVGGGLSTNPMLAQRLGAWVPLDEVPDVWEAVTAMFRDYGYRRLRSKARLKFLVKDWGTEKFREVLETEYLKRPLIDGPAPKPVKHPIDHVGVQKLKNGLNAVGVAPIAGRVSGTILTAVADLMEKAGSDRARFTPYQKLIILDVADDKLDELTAGLAKLGLPAEPTHWRKNLMACTGIEFCKLSFTETRTRAQALVPELEKRLEDINAQLDVPITINLNGCPNSCARIQVADIGFKGQIVDDGDGPEEGFQVHLGGSLGLDSGFGRKLRQHKVLSKDVGDYIDRVVRNFVKQREDGERFATWAMRAEEADLR from the coding sequence ATGACACAGGCGAAGACACAGGCCAAGCCCAAGACGACCCGCAAGCCGCGCGCCGAAGGCCAGTGGGCGCTCGGCTACCGCGAACCGCTCAACGCCAACGAGCAGCTCAAGAAGGACGACAACCCGCTCAACGTGCGGGACCGCATCATCAACATCTACGCCAAGACCGGCTTCGACGGCATCGACAAGACCGACCTGCGCGGCCGGTTCCGCTGGATGGGTCTCTACACCCAACGCGAGCAGGGCTACGACGGCACCTGGACCGGCGACGAGAACGCCGATCTGCTGGAAGCCAAATACTTCATGATGCGGGTCCGCTGCGACGGCAAGGCGCTGTCCACCGCCGCGCTGCGCACCCTGGGCCAGATCTCCACCGAGTTCGCCCGCGACACCGCCGACATCACCGACCGGATGAACCTGCAGTACCACTGGTTGGAGATCGAGAACGTTCCCGAGATCTGGCGCCGGCTCGACGAGGTCGGGCTGCAGACCACCGAGGCCTGCGGCGACTGCCCGCGCGGCATGCTGGGCTCACCGCTGGCGGGGCTCTCCCTCGACGAGGTGCTCGACCCGTCGCCGGCGCTCGACGAGATCGTCCGCCGCTACATCAACAACCCCGAGTACTCCAACCTGCCGCGCAAGTACAAGACCGCGGTCTCGGGCCTGCAGGACGTGGCCCACGAGGTCAACGACATCTCGTTCATCGGGGTGAACCATCCCGAACACGGCCCCGGACTGGACCTGTGGGTGGGCGGTGGCCTGTCCACCAACCCGATGCTGGCGCAACGGCTCGGCGCCTGGGTGCCGCTGGATGAGGTTCCCGACGTCTGGGAAGCGGTCACCGCGATGTTCCGCGACTACGGTTACCGCCGGCTGCGGTCCAAGGCGCGGCTGAAGTTCCTGGTCAAGGACTGGGGCACGGAAAAGTTCCGCGAAGTTCTCGAAACCGAGTACCTCAAGCGGCCGCTGATCGACGGACCGGCGCCCAAACCGGTCAAGCATCCGATCGACCACGTCGGGGTGCAGAAGCTCAAGAACGGTCTCAACGCCGTCGGCGTCGCCCCGATCGCCGGCCGGGTGTCGGGCACCATCCTGACCGCGGTCGCCGACCTGATGGAGAAAGCCGGCTCCGACCGTGCGCGGTTCACGCCCTACCAGAAGCTGATCATTCTGGACGTGGCCGACGACAAGCTCGATGAGCTCACTGCCGGGCTGGCCAAGCTGGGACTGCCGGCCGAGCCGACGCACTGGCGCAAGAACCTGATGGCCTGCACCGGCATCGAGTTCTGCAAGCTGTCCTTCACCGAGACCCGCACCCGCGCGCAGGCCCTGGTGCCCGAGCTGGAGAAGCGGCTCGAGGACATCAACGCCCAACTCGACGTGCCGATCACGATCAACCTCAACGGCTGCCCGAACTCGTGCGCGCGCATCCAGGTGGCCGACATCGGTTTCAAGGGCCAGATCGTCGACGACGGCGACGGGCCCGAGGAGGGGTTCCAGGTGCACCTGGGCGGCAGCCTGGGTCTGGACAGCGGGTTCGGTCGCAAGCTGCGCCAGCACAAGGTGCTGTCCAAGGATGTCGGCGACTACATCGATCGGGTGGTCCGCAACTTCGTGAAACAACGCGAGGACGGCGAGCGTTTCGCTACGTGGGCGATGCGAGCCGAGGAGGCGGATCTGCGGTGA
- a CDS encoding Ms4527A family Cys-rich leader peptide codes for MPNAPPGVSARPGSSAGAVRGVMRPVSQTSSAHLERKYRPVRAHRIVHGTIGVVTAARIFPRISLVARRHVDFKRVCTCCCLP; via the coding sequence ATGCCGAACGCGCCGCCTGGCGTCAGCGCCAGACCAGGCAGTTCCGCGGGCGCCGTTCGGGGGGTCATGAGGCCAGTTTCCCAGACGAGTTCGGCTCACCTTGAGCGCAAATATCGCCCGGTTAGGGCACACCGCATAGTTCATGGCACAATTGGCGTCGTGACTGCCGCACGCATCTTCCCCCGCATCTCGCTGGTGGCGCGTCGGCACGTCGATTTCAAGCGCGTCTGTACCTGTTGTTGTCTGCCCTGA
- the hemW gene encoding radical SAM family heme chaperone HemW yields the protein MTPRTAPAELPGLALTPGGAFGIYVHVPFCATRCGYCDFNTYTPAELGGANPAGFLAGLRTELGLAAAQLGSPPPVDTVFVGGGTPSLLGAAGLATVLDAIREHFVLAPDAEVTTEANPESTSAQFFAQLRAAGFTRVSLGMQSTAAHVLAVLDRVHSPGRALDAAREARDAGFEHVNLDLIYGTPGESDDDLLRSVEAAVDAGVDHVSGYALVVEDGTALARRVRRGELSPPDNDALAHRYEMLDARLSAAGFTWYEVSNWCRPGGECRHNLGYWNGGQWWGAGPGAHGFVGAIRWWNVKHPNAYTQFLADGQLPVADYELLGDGVRHIEDVMLRVRLRDGLPVALLSKTERRRAATVVEDGLATLVSERLVLTDRGRLLADAVVRELLD from the coding sequence ATGACCCCCCGAACGGCGCCCGCGGAACTGCCTGGTCTGGCGCTGACGCCAGGCGGCGCGTTCGGCATCTACGTCCACGTGCCGTTCTGCGCGACGCGGTGCGGTTACTGCGACTTCAACACCTACACGCCCGCCGAGCTCGGCGGTGCGAACCCCGCCGGGTTCCTGGCCGGCCTGCGCACCGAGCTGGGGCTGGCCGCCGCACAGTTGGGATCGCCGCCGCCGGTCGACACCGTGTTCGTCGGCGGCGGGACGCCGTCGCTGCTGGGTGCCGCGGGCCTCGCGACGGTCCTGGATGCGATCCGCGAGCATTTCGTGCTGGCGCCCGACGCCGAGGTCACCACCGAAGCCAACCCGGAATCGACCTCGGCGCAGTTTTTCGCGCAGCTGCGCGCCGCGGGGTTCACCCGGGTGTCGCTGGGCATGCAGTCCACGGCCGCGCACGTGCTGGCGGTGTTGGACCGTGTGCACTCGCCCGGCCGCGCGCTGGACGCGGCCCGTGAAGCCCGCGACGCCGGGTTCGAGCACGTCAACCTCGATCTGATCTACGGCACGCCGGGGGAGAGCGACGACGATCTGCTGCGCTCGGTGGAGGCCGCCGTCGACGCCGGCGTCGACCACGTCTCCGGGTACGCGCTGGTGGTCGAGGACGGCACCGCGCTGGCGCGGCGGGTGCGCCGCGGCGAGTTGTCCCCACCCGACAACGACGCGCTGGCCCACCGGTACGAGATGCTCGATGCGCGGCTGTCGGCGGCCGGCTTCACGTGGTACGAGGTGTCGAACTGGTGTCGGCCCGGCGGCGAGTGCCGACACAACCTTGGCTACTGGAACGGCGGGCAGTGGTGGGGTGCCGGGCCCGGTGCGCACGGCTTCGTGGGCGCGATCCGGTGGTGGAATGTCAAGCACCCCAACGCTTATACGCAGTTTCTGGCCGACGGTCAGCTCCCGGTGGCCGACTACGAGCTGCTCGGCGACGGCGTCCGCCACATCGAGGACGTCATGCTGCGCGTGCGGTTGCGTGACGGGCTGCCGGTGGCGCTGTTGAGCAAGACCGAACGGCGCCGGGCCGCCACGGTCGTCGAGGACGGGTTGGCGACCCTGGTGTCCGAGCGGCTGGTGCTCACCGACCGCGGGCGGCTGCTGGCCGACGCGGTGGTGCGCGAGCTGCTGGACTGA
- a CDS encoding biotin--[acetyl-CoA-carboxylase] ligase yields the protein MDRDNLRQPLRVAKLRDEVVTPGQPWRYLEVVEETGSTNADLLARAEAGGDIDGVVLIAEHQTAGRGRMGRTWSAAPRAAILLSAGVPVGDVPVAHWGWLPLAAGVAVVDAVAAETDVRPGLKWPNDVVLGDRKLAGIFTQVTEPRTAVIVGIGLNVTLSAEEAGDPVAVSLLDAGVAAPDRDRLVSALLSELGRRVIAWRRAGGYDEQLVNDYRAKSTTIGATVSATLPGDRTLVGTAQSIDHEGRLVLDCGTETVALSAADIVHVRPHDGTAR from the coding sequence ATGGATCGTGACAACTTGCGGCAGCCCCTGCGCGTGGCGAAATTGCGGGACGAGGTGGTGACGCCCGGGCAACCGTGGCGTTATCTCGAGGTGGTCGAGGAGACCGGGTCCACCAACGCCGACCTGCTCGCCCGCGCCGAGGCGGGCGGGGACATCGACGGGGTGGTCTTGATCGCCGAACATCAGACCGCCGGGCGTGGCCGCATGGGCAGGACCTGGTCGGCGGCCCCGCGCGCGGCGATCCTGCTGTCGGCAGGCGTGCCCGTTGGGGACGTGCCGGTCGCCCACTGGGGCTGGCTGCCACTGGCCGCCGGGGTCGCGGTGGTCGATGCGGTGGCGGCCGAAACCGACGTCCGACCCGGGCTCAAGTGGCCCAACGACGTGGTGCTCGGCGACCGCAAGCTGGCGGGCATCTTCACCCAGGTGACCGAGCCGAGAACCGCGGTCATCGTCGGGATCGGCCTCAACGTGACGCTGAGCGCCGAGGAGGCGGGCGATCCGGTGGCGGTGTCGCTGCTCGACGCGGGCGTGGCGGCGCCCGATCGCGACCGGCTGGTGAGCGCGCTGCTGTCCGAACTCGGCAGGCGCGTCATCGCCTGGCGTCGCGCCGGTGGCTACGACGAGCAGTTGGTCAACGACTACCGCGCCAAGAGCACGACGATCGGTGCGACCGTCTCCGCGACACTGCCCGGTGACCGCACGCTCGTCGGCACGGCGCAGTCGATCGACCACGAGGGGCGCCTCGTCCTCGACTGCGGCACCGAAACCGTCGCGCTGTCGGCCGCCGACATCGTGCACGTGCGCCCGCACGACGGCACCGCACGCTGA
- a CDS encoding CBS domain-containing protein, with amino-acid sequence MAAIDSTPVSTVIGDPVARIPADATIADAAKALAEGEFGAVVVGDEESPVALLSERDVMRVVASGQDPAAVRARDVAAKDLVWCDANATVQEVAIRMMDRYIRHILVKQDGKLAGIVSARDLLGVYCSDTDLD; translated from the coding sequence ATGGCTGCCATAGATTCGACCCCCGTCTCCACGGTCATCGGCGACCCGGTCGCACGCATCCCGGCCGACGCCACGATCGCCGACGCCGCCAAGGCACTGGCCGAAGGCGAATTCGGGGCCGTTGTCGTGGGTGACGAGGAGTCGCCCGTCGCGCTGCTGAGCGAGCGCGACGTCATGCGAGTCGTCGCTTCCGGTCAGGACCCGGCCGCCGTCCGGGCCCGCGACGTCGCCGCCAAAGATCTGGTCTGGTGTGACGCCAACGCCACCGTCCAGGAGGTGGCGATCCGGATGATGGACCGCTACATCCGGCACATCCTCGTCAAGCAGGACGGCAAGCTGGCCGGCATCGTGTCGGCCCGTGACCTGCTCGGCGTCTACTGCAGCGACACCGATCTCGACTAG
- a CDS encoding sigma-70 family RNA polymerase sigma factor, translating into MSEPDQAALLRAIHDAHSQSLLRYVLRLTRGDMPFAEDVVQESLLRLWRKPEVLAQPSESVRAWLYTVARNQVIDDRRSARFGRELQTDTVPEPPSADAIGPAVDKWVLADALKSLSPEHRTAVVRAYYLGQTVADIAEQEGIPAGTVKSRLHYALRALRDALHEKGVVS; encoded by the coding sequence GTGAGCGAGCCCGACCAGGCCGCACTGCTGCGCGCGATCCACGACGCGCACAGTCAATCGTTGCTGCGCTATGTCCTGCGGCTCACCCGGGGAGACATGCCGTTCGCCGAGGATGTGGTGCAGGAGTCGCTGCTGCGGCTGTGGCGTAAACCCGAGGTGCTGGCTCAGCCGAGCGAGTCGGTTCGCGCCTGGCTGTACACCGTCGCCCGCAACCAGGTGATCGACGACCGGCGCAGCGCGCGGTTCGGCCGTGAACTACAGACCGACACCGTGCCCGAGCCGCCGTCGGCCGACGCGATCGGCCCGGCGGTCGACAAATGGGTGCTCGCCGACGCGCTGAAGTCGCTGAGCCCCGAGCACCGCACCGCGGTGGTGCGCGCCTACTACCTCGGTCAGACCGTCGCCGACATCGCCGAGCAGGAAGGCATTCCCGCCGGCACTGTCAAGTCCAGGCTGCACTACGCCCTGCGGGCATTACGAGATGCGTTGCACGAGAAGGGGGTCGTCTCATGA
- a CDS encoding anti-sigma factor has protein sequence MTDRTPDDNLAEWDAAYVLGALSLDERRIYEDYLAANPQALAELTDLAEMPGILGALSREEALELAGLADEAATDGRDNVTSLARAAAERQRRSRRTVLATAVAAAAALAIIGGVVGATVFPRTESVQTVAMAPMQPGQREGLTAQLAVTEKQWGTELTWSCEYTKDWARDVASYDIVVTSRDGTQTVVGSWRPAGDESTGLSAATSIPTSEIQTVDIRVSGDDEPLAVKTL, from the coding sequence ATGACCGACCGAACGCCCGACGACAATCTCGCCGAGTGGGACGCCGCCTATGTGCTCGGCGCGTTGAGCCTTGACGAGCGTCGCATCTACGAAGACTATCTGGCCGCCAACCCGCAGGCCCTCGCCGAACTCACCGACCTCGCCGAAATGCCGGGAATTCTCGGCGCGCTCAGCCGCGAGGAGGCGCTGGAGCTGGCCGGCCTCGCCGACGAGGCCGCCACGGACGGCCGGGACAACGTGACCTCGTTGGCTCGGGCGGCGGCCGAGCGTCAGCGCCGGTCCCGACGCACAGTGCTGGCGACGGCGGTCGCCGCGGCCGCCGCGCTGGCGATCATCGGGGGCGTGGTGGGGGCCACCGTGTTCCCGCGCACCGAGTCGGTGCAGACGGTGGCGATGGCCCCGATGCAGCCCGGCCAGCGCGAGGGGTTGACCGCTCAACTCGCGGTCACCGAGAAGCAGTGGGGCACCGAGCTGACCTGGTCCTGTGAATACACCAAGGACTGGGCGCGCGACGTCGCGAGCTACGACATCGTCGTGACGAGCCGCGACGGCACGCAGACGGTCGTCGGGTCCTGGCGACCCGCCGGTGACGAGTCGACCGGGTTGTCGGCGGCCACCAGCATTCCGACCTCGGAGATCCAGACCGTCGACATCAGGGTGTCCGGCGACGACGAGCCGCTGGCCGTCAAGACGCTCTAG